A section of the Acidobacteriota bacterium genome encodes:
- a CDS encoding PhoU domain-containing protein: MSHYAERLEKDLEHLRQQVQEVGKAVLEAQRNAVQAVLREDRELAYETIIGDHPINRQVHAIDQACHAFVARHLPSAGHLRFVSSVLRLNVALERIGDYAATMCRQAVQLSAPPPERVAQDLDLMGEQSRNLLEQALEAWNEGNAELARGTIGMARQAASASEKVFADLLREGDKDRRPVHDLFGLLIIFNRLDRVVGQAKNICEETLFAVAGETKAAKVYRFLFVDEADDALTHIAAAYGRKAFPESGIYATAGWRPAKQVRPELQDFLQKRGLDDEGFEPRELASLGDELSDYHVLISLGGDPRAHLPELPFHTVILEWPMDKLPAGAGEAEIEGALHTLGHRLGDLMETLHGPGAG, from the coding sequence ATGAGCCACTACGCCGAACGGTTGGAGAAGGACCTGGAGCATCTGCGGCAGCAGGTGCAGGAGGTCGGGAAAGCGGTGCTCGAAGCCCAGCGCAACGCCGTGCAAGCGGTGCTGCGGGAAGACCGGGAGCTGGCCTACGAGACCATCATCGGGGACCATCCCATCAACCGCCAGGTCCACGCCATCGACCAGGCCTGCCACGCCTTCGTGGCCCGCCATCTGCCCAGCGCCGGACACCTGCGCTTTGTCTCCTCGGTGCTGCGGCTGAACGTCGCCCTAGAGCGCATCGGCGACTATGCCGCCACTATGTGCCGGCAGGCGGTACAGCTTTCGGCGCCGCCGCCGGAGCGGGTGGCTCAAGATCTGGATTTGATGGGGGAGCAGAGCCGCAATCTCTTGGAGCAGGCCCTCGAGGCCTGGAACGAGGGCAATGCGGAGCTCGCCCGCGGCACCATCGGCATGGCCCGCCAGGCCGCCAGCGCTTCGGAGAAGGTCTTCGCCGATCTGTTGCGGGAGGGCGACAAGGACCGGCGGCCGGTGCACGACCTCTTCGGTCTGCTGATCATCTTCAATCGGCTGGATCGAGTGGTGGGGCAAGCGAAGAATATCTGTGAGGAGACCCTCTTCGCCGTCGCCGGCGAGACCAAGGCGGCGAAGGTCTATCGCTTCCTCTTCGTCGATGAGGCGGACGACGCTCTGACCCACATCGCCGCCGCTTACGGGCGCAAGGCCTTTCCCGAATCCGGGATCTACGCCACCGCCGGCTGGCGGCCGGCAAAGCAGGTGCGCCCCGAGCTTCAGGACTTCCTGCAGAAGCGGGGCCTCGACGACGAGGGCTTCGAGCCGCGGGAGCTTGCTTCCCTGGGGGACGAGCTCTCCGACTATCACGTGCTGATCAGCCTCGGCGGCGATCCTCGAGCCCACCTGCCGGAGTTGCCCTTTCACACCGTGATCCTGGAATGGCCCATGGACAAGCTGCCGGCGGGCGCCGGAGAGGCGGAGATCGAGGGGGCGCTGCACACCCTCGGTCACCGGCTGGGAGACTTGATGGAAACGCTGCACGGTCCGGGAGCCG
- a CDS encoding PstS family phosphate ABC transporter substrate-binding protein, whose amino-acid sequence MKKLAIAILIVCCTACGRPTGEDGQRGQRTLIQNKGSDTLVNVAQAWAEAYKEVQPNVAVAVTGGGSGTGISALINGTVDLANSSRSMKQEEIELAEGNGVEPLEHVVGFDALAVYLHHDNPATHLSLEELAGIYGEGGEIERWSQLGLEVPGCPSDEIVVVSRQNNSGTYVYFREAVLGKQRDYKLGSRDMHGSKDVVDLVVHTPCAIGYSGLAYATDETKLACIGEDEESCVMPTVDSAKDGSYPIARPLFMYTAGEPQGAVAEYLDWILSDTGQCIIQDKGYAPAREVTCG is encoded by the coding sequence ATGAAGAAGCTCGCCATCGCCATTCTGATCGTCTGCTGCACCGCCTGCGGCCGCCCCACCGGGGAGGACGGCCAGCGGGGCCAGCGGACGTTGATCCAGAACAAAGGATCCGACACCCTGGTCAACGTCGCCCAAGCCTGGGCCGAAGCGTATAAGGAAGTGCAGCCCAACGTCGCGGTGGCGGTGACCGGCGGCGGCTCCGGCACCGGCATCTCGGCGTTGATCAACGGTACCGTCGACCTGGCCAACTCCAGCCGCTCCATGAAGCAGGAGGAGATCGAGCTGGCGGAGGGCAACGGCGTCGAGCCTCTGGAGCACGTGGTGGGCTTCGACGCCCTGGCGGTCTATCTGCACCACGACAATCCGGCGACCCACCTCAGCCTCGAAGAGCTGGCGGGTATCTACGGCGAGGGCGGGGAGATCGAGCGCTGGAGCCAGCTGGGGCTGGAAGTGCCCGGGTGCCCCAGCGATGAGATCGTGGTGGTCAGCCGGCAGAACAATTCCGGCACCTACGTCTACTTCCGCGAGGCGGTGCTGGGCAAGCAGCGGGATTACAAGCTCGGCTCCCGGGATATGCACGGCTCCAAGGACGTGGTGGACCTGGTGGTTCACACCCCCTGCGCCATCGGCTACAGCGGCCTCGCCTACGCCACCGACGAGACCAAGCTGGCCTGCATCGGAGAGGACGAGGAGAGCTGCGTGATGCCCACCGTGGACAGTGCCAAGGACGGCAGCTATCCCATCGCCCGGCCGCTCTTCATGTACACCGCCGGCGAACCCCAGGGGGCCGTTGCCGAATACCTCGACTGGATTCTCAGCGACACCGGGCAGTGCATCATCCAGGACAAAGGGTACGCGCCGGCTCGGGAGGTTACCTGCGGCTGA